In Sorghum bicolor cultivar BTx623 chromosome 10, Sorghum_bicolor_NCBIv3, whole genome shotgun sequence, one genomic interval encodes:
- the LOC8065572 gene encoding protein MIZU-KUSSEI 1: MKKKKNKSEASNYLCMAPIFSACVPSGKQQPSSDAARNNRLSFSFPERQQKQQQPSAEQSNSESIIDPAASVIAKKEKQKDGGEHCTVIVGTIFGRRAGRVTFCVQRDAAVPPPFLFELSVPMQSLATEMGSGLLRIALECHRGTGTGTGTGSGHGGGGGESRNLWKASCNGRDVGHAVRRRPTDWDRRVLESMRTMTTGVGALPPAVALEAGPNGDGNTQQDGAGEVLYMRATYERVVGSKDAVSYHLISPGGAAGGSPPQELSVFLLRTRGD; encoded by the coding sequence atgaagaagaagaagaacaagtcgGAGGCATCCAACTACCTGTGCATGGCGCCGATCTTTAGCGCCTGCGTGCCCTCCGGCAAGCAGCAGCCGTCAAGCGACGCCGCCAGGAATAACCGCCTGAGCTTCTCCTTCCCGGAACGCCagcagaagcagcagcagccgtcGGCGGAGCAGAGCAACTCGGAGAGCATCATCGACCCGGCGGCGTCGGTCATcgccaagaaggagaagcagAAGGACGGCGGCGAGCACTGCACCGTCATCGTGGGCACCATCTTCGGCCGccgcgcggggcgcgtcaccttCTGCGTGCAGCGCGACGCCGCGGTGCCGCCGCCGTTCCTCTTCGAGCTCTCCGTGCCTATGCAGTCCCTCGCCACCGAGATGGGCTCCGGCCTCCTCCGCATCGCTCTCGAGTGCCAccgcggcaccggcaccggcaccggcaccggcagcggccacggcggcggcggcggcgagagcAGGAACTTGTGGAAGGCGTCCTGCAACGGGCGCGACGTGGGACACGCCGTGCGGCGGCGGCCGACGGACTGGGACCGCCGCGTGCTGGAGAGCATGCGGACCATGACGACCGGCGTCGGCGCGCTCCCGCCCGCGGTGGCGCTGGAAGCCGGGCCCAACGGTGATGGAAACACGCAGCAGGACGGCGCCGGGGAGGTGCTGTACATGCGGGCGACGTACGAGAGGGTCGTGGGCTCCAAGGACGCCGTGTCCTACCACCTCATCAGCcccggcggcgccgccggcggCAGCCCACCTCAAGAGCTCAGCGTCTTCTTGCTGCGGACCAGGGGTGACTGA
- the LOC8063833 gene encoding DUF724 domain-containing protein 3, with amino-acid sequence MAAATGGHRRRWSGKYLSKTSSPAHLTLPRGAEVEVRLDGEGFHGSWYEATVVDFAPANGRRVRDYTTTYSHLVADDGCSALTEIIPFSQVRPRPPPPSESSSPPRFHLYDIVEAFHYDGWWTGIVMSTLDSPDPEPGASATATVTVGFPITRETIEFSPHLVRRRRDYVDGHWVLSRAAMAAPSFKLRVYKVGEKVEVGRHRDFYGYSWYPATVAWVVDELSYVVDYGEGKAAEYVHWQFIRPALEHFCRDSESELQLEPGNEVEAYCRGAWSLGEVEKVIRGKWKYKVIVGNKKEYLLVTKVVELLKPINNWNNWIGNRRRIVAAKRPSANLSRVSMSRESPRPPVDVTSNGDEQHSHAPESPATKKSRKDLKQLDSILAEGSEHSPHCSLVMDTPLSDQNRNDHVCADHSANQVAKSNCVMETAIPSLDYRVQEAGREVDQQAGGKVDQQAGGEVDESSGFLRRLKNARSSQSTIDSPPFRSRSASENLLPSPLADGKPLFVKSSPVWPQIEAMDVFSAYPQRPHFLPLRGFSPTMHEGMALGLVAVFSDLVRIIRKASIDNSMEWFQDKFSILCLLEGHGFSVQYLHSTLTKLVKIKSQHTICLEEMDKLDVEIEVEIASLTRIGALLDEKDSVIAELEQKLSKFKEACGDAKREFHSVLAALPGSS; translated from the coding sequence ATGGCCGCCGCCACCGGCGGCCATCGCCGTCGCTGGTCCGGTAAGTACTTGAGCAAGACCTCGTCGCCGGCGCACCTGACCCTGCCCCGTGGCGCGGAGGTCGAGGTTCGCCTCGACGGCGAAGGATTCCACGGCTCCTGGTACGAGGCTACGGTCGTCGACTTCGCGCCCGCGAATGGCCGCCGCGTCCGCGACTACACCACCACATACTCGCACCTCGTCGCCGACGATGGCTGCAGCGCCCTCACGGAGATTATCCCGTTCAGCCAAGTCCGCCCCCGGCCGCCACCCCCGTCGGAGTCGTCGTCCCCGCCGCGCTTCCACCTCTACGACATCGTAGAGGCGTTCCACTACGACGGCTGGTGGACGGGCATCGTCATGTCCACCCTCGACTCCCCCGACCCTGAACCCGGCgcctccgccaccgccaccgtcaCCGTCGGCTTCCCCATCACCCGCGAGACCATCGAGTTCTCGCCCCACCTCGTCCGGCGCCGTCGTGACTACGTCGACGGGCACTGGGTCCTCTCGCGGGCGGCGATGGCTGCCCCCAGCTTCAAGCTCCGGGTCTACAAGGTCGGGGAAAAGGTTGAGGTGGGGAGGCACCGGGACTTCTACGGCTACTCCTGGTACCCTGCCACTGTGGCATGGGTCGTCGACGAGCTCAGCTACGTCGTGGACTACGGGGAGGGGAAGGCCGCGGAGTACGTCCATTGGCAGTTCATCAGACCGGCTTTAGAACATTTCTGCAGGGACAGTGAGAGCGAGTTGCAGCTGGAGCCTGGCAATGAGGTCGAGGCATACTGTAGAGGGGCGTGGTCGCTGGGAGAGGTGGAGAAGGTCATCAGGGGGAAGTGGAAGTATAAGGTCATTGTCGGTAACAAGAAGGAATATTTGCTTGTGACCAAGGTGGTGGAATTGCTTAAGCCCATAAACAATTGGAACAATTGGATTGGGAATCGAAGGAGGATTGTGGCTGCTAAGAGACCATCAGCTAACTTGAGTAGAGTGTCCATGTCTAGAGAAAGTCCAAGGCCACCTGTTGATGTGACATCCAATGGTGATGAACAACACAGTCATGCTCCTGAATCTCCGGCCACCAAAAAGTCAAGGAAAGATCTGAAGCAGCTGGATAGCATATTAGCTGAAGGTTCGGAACATAGCCCACATTGCTCATTGGTGATGGACACTCCTTTGTCTGATCAGAACAGAAATGATCACGTGTGCGCAGATCATTCTGCTAATCAAGTAGCTAAAAGCAACTGCGTTATGGAAACAGCCATCCCATCTCTTGATTATCGGGTCCAAGAGGCTGGTAGGGAAGTGGATCAACAGGCTGGTGGGAAAGTGGATCAACAGGCTGGCGGGGAAGTGGATGAGAGCTCGGGCTTTCTACGTCGTCTTAAGAATGCTAGGAGCTCACAATCCACCATAGACAGTCCTCCATTTAGGAGCCGCTCAGCTTCTGAGAACTTGTTGCCCTCACCACTGGCTGATGGCAAGCCTCTGTTTGTCAAGAGCTCACCTGTGTGGCCTCAAATTGAAGCAATGGATGTGTTTAGTGCGTATCCTCAAAGACCCCATTTCCTTCCACTAAGAGGGTTTTCGCCAACAATGCATGAAGGAATGGCATTAGGTCTGGTGGCTGTATTTTCCGATTTAGTGAGGATTATAAGGAAAGCAAGCATAGACAATAGCATGGAATGGTTCCAGGACAAGTTTAGTATACTCTGTCTTCTGGAGGGACATGGATTTAGTGTCCAATATTTGCATAGCACCCTGACCAAACTGGTCAAAATCAAATCTCAACACACTATTTGTCTTGAAGAAATGGACAAGCTGGATGTAGAGATAGAGGTGGAGATAGCTTCATTAACCCGAATCGGTGCACTGCTCGATGAAAAAGACAGTGTTATAGCTGAGCTCGAGCAGAAACTAAGCAAGTTCAAGGAAGCCTGTGGTGATGCGAAACGGGAGTTTCATAGTGTCTTGGCTGCACTGCCTGGAAGCAGCTAA
- the LOC8065573 gene encoding pentatricopeptide repeat-containing protein At4g21705, mitochondrial produces MASSSLFAAARRLLSIGRRGGLLPVPPSRAVASSSRSNRAEEGTPPARPPTLWSTLCPLGKPGTLLVPEIELWAARSGKRLRPCELHFVVKDLRRRHRHRQALEVSEWMNLKGHVKFLPKDHAVHLDLIGHIHGVGAAETYFNNLSDKDKTEKPYGALLYCYTRECLVDKALAHFQKMKELGFVFTPLPYSNLMILYANVEQHERVPSVMAEMKSNGIVPNNFSYNICINAYGTRADFSGLENTLEEMEFASQVVVDWRTYADVASHYIKGDLREKAYSALQKAEAKMDEKDSFAYSHLISLYGHLGDKSEIKRLWVLQMLKCKGCINKGYKYMLTVLVKLDEIAEAEDLLKKWESSKNEFDFKVPNILLKGYCQWGLLDKAEALLDGFLRKGKKPSATSWAIVASAYAEKGDVPRAYELTKRALSMCVPDSGWIPEPSMIEVILKYLGDEGEVKDVEAFIDLLKVVVPMNSDMTEALSRARSREEKKKAEETTEAPREDSTA; encoded by the exons ATGGCCTCGTCCTCTCTCTTCGCCGCGGCGCGCCGCCTGCTCAGCATTGGCCGCCGCGGAGGTCTCCTCCCCGTTCCGCCATCTCGCGCCGTTGCCTCCTCGTCTCGCAGCAACAGAGCCGAGGAGGGAACGCCGCCGGCGCGGCCGCCGACCCTGTGGTCCACGCTGTGCCCGCTGGGCAAACCGGGCACACTCCTCGTGCCGGAGATCGAACTGTGGGCGGCGCGGTCCGGAAAACGCCTCCGACCTTGTGAGCTCCATTTCGTCGTCAAGGATCTGCGCAGGCGCCACCGTCACCGCCAGGCCCTCGAG GTCTCTGAGTGGATGAATCTCAAGGGTCACGTCAAATTTCTGCCAAAGGATCATGCTGTTCACCTGGATTTAATCGGTCATATTCATGGAGTTGGAGCAGCAGAGACCTACTTCAATAACCTATCTGACAAAGATAAGACAGAGAAACCATATGGTGCACTTCTCTACTGCTACACACGAGAATGCTTGGTTGACAAAGCGTTGGCCCATTTTCAGAAGATGAAAGAGCTGGGTTTCGTGTTCACCCCACTCCCCTACAGCAACCTCATGATCCTCTATGCCAACGTAGAGCAGCATGAGAGGGTCCCTTCAGTGATGGCAGAAATGAAGAGCAATGGGATTGTTCCCAATAATTTCAGCTACAACATATGCATAAATGCTTATGGCACAAGAGCTGACTTTTCTGGCTTGGAGAACACCCTGGAAGAGATGGAATTTGCGTCTCAAGTTGTTGTTGACTGGAGAACCTATGCTGATGTTGCAAGCCACTACATTAAGGGTGACCTAAGGGAAAAGGCATACTCTGCCTTACAGAAAGCAGAGGCAAAAATGGATGAAAAGGATTCGTTTGCCTATAGTCACTTGATTTCCCTGTATGGCCACCTCGGGGACAAATCAGAGATCAAGAGGCTATGGGTGCTGCAAATGTTGAAATGTAAGGGGTGTATCAACAAGGGATACAAGTACATGCTTACAGTGCTTGTGAAGCTTGATGAGATCGCGGAAGCTGAAGACTTGCTGAAAAAGTGGGAGTCCAGCAAAAATGAATTCGACTTCAAAGTTCCAAATATCCTGCTCAAAGGATACTGCCAATGGGGCTTGCTGGACAAGGCTGAGGCCCTGCTTGACGGCTTCTTGAGAAAGGGTAAGAAGCCTTCTGCAACCAGCTGGGCAATTGTGGCAAGTGCCTATGCCGAGAAAGGTGATGTCCCGAGAGCTTATGAGCTGACCAAAAGGGCCCTCTCTATGTGCGTCCCTGATTCTGGCTGGATCCCTGAGCCTTCGATGATTGAGGTGATACTTAAGTATCTTGGAGATGAAGGGGAGGTCAAGGATGTCGAAGCTTTCATTGATCTGCTGAAAGTTGTTGTGCCAATGAATTCTGATATGACCGAGGCTTTGTCAAGGGCTCGTTCgagagaagaaaagaagaaagctgAAGAGACAACGGAAGCTCCTCGTGAGGATAGCACTGCCTGA
- the LOC8065574 gene encoding pentatricopeptide repeat-containing protein At4g21705, mitochondrial: MASSSLFAAARRLLSLGRRRGLLPVSPSRAVASSSRSNSGEEGTPPARPPTLGSTLWPLGNPGTLLVPEIELWAARPENHLRDVDLRRIVKELRTRRRHRQALEVSEWMNLKGHVKFLPKDHAVHLDLIGHIHGVGAAETYFNNLSDKDKTEKPYGALLNCYTRERLVDKALAHFQKMKELGFVFTALPYNNLMSLYTNIEQHERVPSVMAEMKSNGIVPDNFSYRICINSYGTRADFFGLENTLEEMECEPQIVVDWNTYTVVASQYIKGDLREKAYSALKKAEAKMGIKDLAAYRHLISLYGHLGDKSEVKRLWAVQMSNCQRHLNTDYTNILAVLVKLDEIAEAEDLLKEWETSKNEFDFKVPNVLLTWYCQKGLLDKAEALLDGFLIKGKMPPSTSWEIVASGYTEKGDVARAYELTKNALYMYAPNSGWVPEPSMIEMILKYLGDEREVKDVEAFIDLLKVAVPMNSDMTEALSRARSREEKKGEGAREALREDLIA; the protein is encoded by the exons ATGGCCTCGTCCTCTCTCTTCGCCGCGGCGCGCCGCCTGCTCAGCCTTGGCCGCCGCAGAGGGCTCCTCCCCGTCTCGCCCTCTCGCGCCGTTGCCTCCTCGTCTCGCAGCAACAGTGGCGAGGAGGGAACGCCGCCCGCGCGGCCGCCGACCCTGGGGTCCACGCTGTGGCCGCTGGGCAACCCGGGCACACTCCTTGTGCCAGAGATTGAACTGTGGGCGGCGCGGCCCGAAAACCACCTCCGAGACGTTGATCTCCGACGCATTGTCAAGGAGCTGCGcacgcgccgccgccaccgccaggcCCTCGAG GTCTCTGAGTGGATGAATCTGAAGGGTCACGTCAAATTTCTGCCAAAGGATCATGCTGTTCACCTGGATTTAATCGGTCATATTCATGGAGTTGGAGCAGCAGAGACCTACTTCAATAACCTATCTGACAAAGATAAGACAGAGAAACCATATGGTGCACTTCTCAACTGCTATACACGAGAACGCTTGGTCGATAAAGCGTTGGCCCATTTTCAGAAGATGAAAGAGCTGGGTTTTGTGTTCACCGCGCTCCCCTACAACAACCTCATGAGCCTCTATACCAACATAGAGCAGCATGAGAGGGTCCCTTCGGTGATGGCAGAGATGAAGAGTAATGGTATTGTTCCAGATAATTTTAGCTACAGAATATGCATAAATTCTTATGGCACAAGAGCTGATTTTTTTGGGTTGGAGAACAccctggaggagatggaatgtgaGCCTCAAATTGTTGTTGACTGGAATACCTACACTGTCGTGGCAAGCCAATACATTAAGGGTGACCTAAGGGAGAAGGCATACTCTGCCTTAAAGAAAGCAGAGGCAAAAATGGGTATAAAGGATCTGGCTGCCTATAGACACTTGATTTCCTTATATGGCCACCTTGGGGACAAATCAGAGGTCAAGAGGCTATGGGCGGTGCAAATGTCGAACTGTCAGAGGCATCTTAACACAGACTACACCAACATTCTTGCAGTGCTTGTGAAGCTTGATGAGATCGCGGAAGCTGAAGACTTGCTGAAAGAGTGGGAGACCAGCAAAAATGAATTCGACTTCAAAGTTCCAAATGTGCTGCTCACATGGTACTGCCAAAAGGGCTTGCTGGACAAGGCCGAGGCACTGCTCGACGGCTTCTTGATAAAGGGAAAGATGCCTCCTTCAACGAGCTGGGAAATTGTGGCAAGTGGCTATACGGAGAAAGGTGATGTCGCGAGAGCTTATGAGCTGACCAAAAATGCCCTCTATATGTACGCCCCTAATTCTGGCTGGGTCCCTGAGCCTTCGATGATTGAGATGATACTTAAGTATCTTGGAGATGAAAGGGAGGTCAAGGATGTCGAAGCTTTCATTGATCTGCTGAAAGTTGCTGTGCCAATGAACTCTGATATGACGGAGGCTTTGTCAAGGGCTCGTTcgagagaagaaaagaaaggtGAAGGGGCAAGGGAAGCTCTCCGTGAGGATCTTATTGCCTGA
- the LOC110431198 gene encoding sericin-1-like gives MANGVAGGGSAGTGFAVAKYDDDLTSLLSALLSVLSLNQGQAPASSGAVPLEHEVDDKQVHEHVSEGVMRLSSGSGGSGGGGSRSSSSGSSGGSGSRSDSGSSSGGGGSRSGGSGSKGGGSRSGGGSRGGGSRSGSGSKGGGSRGGGSRGTTNYDDDDDSVLDVLDYDDSSAGARGGAWKTGVAATFLAVASLLYI, from the exons ATGGCAAATGGCGTGGCAGGTGGCGGCTCGGCGGGCACTGGCTTCGCCGTAGCC aagtatgatGACGACCTTACATCTCTACTCTCCGCCCTACTCTCCGTCCTCAGCCTCAACCAAGGACAAGCACCGGCCAGCAGCGGAGCCGTGCCGCTCGAGCACGAGGTCGACGACAAGCAAGTCCACGAGCACGTCAGTGAGGGGGTCATGCGCTTGTCCTCCGGCAGCGGCGGCTCCGGCGGAGGGGGTTCTCGTTCCAGCAGCAGCGGATCAAGTGGCGGTTCTGGTTCTCGTTCCGACAGTGGATCATCAAGCGGCGGTGGCGGTTCTCGTTCCGGCGGCAGCGGGTCAAAGGGCGGCGGTTCCCGTTCCGGCGGTGGATCAAGAGGCGGTGGCTCTCGTTCCGGCAGCGGGTCAAAGGGCGGCGGATCAAGAGGCGGCGGCTCGAGAGGCACCACGaactatgatgatgatgatgatagcgTGCTTGACGTGCTCGATTACGACGATTCGTCTGCCGGTGCCCGCGGCGGCGCTTGGAAGACTGGAGTCGCTGCCACGTTTCTTGCCGTCGCCTCGCTCTTGTACATCTAG